The following is a genomic window from Deinococcus aerolatus.
GGCTCACGGTGTACGGCGTGTGCGGTGTCAGGCCGACTCTTGGGCCGCCAGGACGCTCCAGCCGGCGCCACGCCTCCACCCGCCGCCGCATCTCAGCGAAGATCTCGTCGGCCTTCTGCGCGAACGTGCCCAGCACTTCGAAGTACAGCACGCCGCGCAGGTCCTCGCGGGCCAGCAGGGCGTCCATCACTTCACCTGACCACACGATGTCGCCCACGCCGCCCGCCCCCAGCCGCGTGAGTTCATCGGCCCCTGCCAGTGCGCCTGCCACGCCGCGCTGCCCGCGCTGGGCAATCACCACCTCCGGCAGCCAGCGGAAGTAGGGGAGGGCCTGGAACGCATAGGCGCTCATGTCCAGATGCGTGTGCGCGTTGACCGGCGGCGGGGCGATGACGCCGCCCACCTCCTCCACCCGCGCCTGCGGATAGCTGGCCCGCAGCTGTGCCGGATCACCCGTCGCCGCCACCGTGCCGCCCACCACCACCACTCCGCCCGGCGCGTGGCCGCCGCCCATGCCGGTGTACAGGACATCGCAGACGAGCAGGCGGGGCGTGAAGGGGTCAGGCGTGGAGAGGGTCATGCGGGCATGTTAGTGGGGAAGCGGGGCGGTGGGCGCCCTCCGGCGCTCTGGAGGAGAGAACAGCTTTCTCTATTTCTTCCTGGCGGCCTTGCTGGCAGGCTTCGGCCCGGAGGCAGGGGTCGCAGGCGGGTTCCCGCCGTCATTCTGTCCTGCGTTGCCCTGCGCCATCATGGCCGCGCCGACGATGCCGGCCTCGTTCAGCAGCTTGGCGGGGACCAACCGGCTGCGTTCCAGTTTGAGGTGCTCCTGCCACTTGTCGGCCTTCTTGCTGACGCCGCCGCCGATGATGAACAGGTCCGGGCTGAACAGCAGCTCCAGGTGTTGCAGGTAGGTGCTGACGCGCTTGCTCCACTGCTTCCAGTTCAGGTCGTCGCGCTCGCGGGCGCGGTCCGACGCCCAGCCCTCGGCCTCCTTGTCGCGCAGCCACAGGTGGCCTAGCTCGGTGTTGGGCACCAGGATACCGTTGTGGATCAGGGCGCTGCCGATGCCGGTGCCAAAGGTCAGCACCAGGACCGTGCCGCCCACGCCCGCGCCCGCGCCGAAGCGGGCCTCGGCCAGACCGGCGGCGTCGGCGTCGTTGATCAGGTGGACGGCCTGCCCGGTGGCCTCGGTGAACAGGGCGTCGGCGTCCAGACCGATCCAGGCGTCGTCCACGTTGGCCGCACTCAGGGTCCGCCCGTGCTGCACGATGCCGGGAAACGTCACGCCGATGGGACCGCCCAGCCCGAAATGCCGTGCCAGCTCGGCCACCACGCCTCCCACCGCGTCGGGGTGTGCGCCGTCGGGGGTGGGGATGCGGTGCCGCTCCTTGAGCAGCCGGCCGGTGGTGGTGTCCACCGGCGCGCCCTTGATGCCGCTGCCGCCAATATCGATGCCCAGGATCACGCTCATGGACTACAGCCTAAGCCAAGTCGGGGCGCTCAGGTCTGTCCCGCACCCCCGGTCCAGCATCCTGCCTTGTGCCTTCCTTGATTTAGACGGGGTGGATTTAGACGTGGTGCAATTTTAGACCAGAAGCTGTATACCTACGGAACCCCTATGGATTCTTCCTCGCTGCGTGAACGCCAGAAGGAGCGCCGCCGCGCCCGCATCTACACTGTTGCCATTGAGCTGTTCAAGCGGGGTGGCTTCCAGACCACCACGGCCACCGACATCGCCAAGGCCAGCAACGTCTCGCGCGGCACCTTCTTCAACTACTACCCCTACAAGGAAGCGGTGCTGCTCGACTACGGCTCCGAGGTGATGGAGCGGCTGCGCGATCAGGCCGAGACCCGGCTGGCCCAGGGCGCCGCGCCGCTGGCGGTGCTGTACGAGATCTGGGACGCCCTGGCCGAGGAGAATGCCCGCGAGCGCGACCTGTTTCCCCCGCTGGCCTACGAGGTCATGAACCCCAACCCCGAACGCGCCCGCACCGCGTATCAGGCGCTGCCGCTGAGCAAGGTGATCGAGCTGATCTTGCGCCCGCTGCACCAGAGCGGGCAGATGCGCACGGACCTGAGCCTGCAGCGCATCAGCAACCTGATTGCCGACACCTACCTGATGGTGGCCCTGCGCTGGAGCGCATATGGCACCGACCGCCCCCTGCAAGAGGAGATGCGTCTGGCGCTGAATCTGCTGCTGGAAGGCGCGGTGCGCCGCGATCTGGTGCGGCCCTAGCCGGGGCCAGGCCACGCCCGGCGTCACCTTTCCCTGATGTTTTGTGGCTAGACTGCCCCGAACGCCCTCCCACTTCTTCACGCTCCCAGGAGACCCTGCCCCCTTGACCCAGCCTGAACTGCGCATCGGCACGCCCCGGCACGCCTTTCCGTTCAGCCGTGGTCTGGTGGTGGAGTCGCTGGTGAATGCCGGGGCCTCCGGCGCGGTGGCGGCGGCGGCGGCGCGGCGCGTCGAGCAGAATCTGCGGAACGCGCGGCGCGTGCTGGTCGCGCCCGCCGAATTGCAGGCGCTGATGACCGAGGTGGCGCTGGACCTGGCGGGCGAGGACGTGGCGCGGGCCGCCGGGGCGCAGACCCCCGCCTTCGTGGACATCCTGGTCACGGCCAAGAAGGGCGACCTGCCCTTCAGCCGGGGCGTGCTGGCCCGCACGCTGGAGGACGCGGGCCTGACCGGGCGCGAGGCCTACGCCACCGCCAGCGCGGTGGATGTCGAACTACGCAAGGAGGGTGTGCGCCGCCTGAGCGCCGAGGACATTGACAACCGCACCGAG
Proteins encoded in this region:
- a CDS encoding TetR/AcrR family transcriptional regulator → MDSSSLRERQKERRRARIYTVAIELFKRGGFQTTTATDIAKASNVSRGTFFNYYPYKEAVLLDYGSEVMERLRDQAETRLAQGAAPLAVLYEIWDALAEENARERDLFPPLAYEVMNPNPERARTAYQALPLSKVIELILRPLHQSGQMRTDLSLQRISNLIADTYLMVALRWSAYGTDRPLQEEMRLALNLLLEGAVRRDLVRP
- the ppgK gene encoding polyphosphate--glucose phosphotransferase — protein: MSVILGIDIGGSGIKGAPVDTTTGRLLKERHRIPTPDGAHPDAVGGVVAELARHFGLGGPIGVTFPGIVQHGRTLSAANVDDAWIGLDADALFTEATGQAVHLINDADAAGLAEARFGAGAGVGGTVLVLTFGTGIGSALIHNGILVPNTELGHLWLRDKEAEGWASDRARERDDLNWKQWSKRVSTYLQHLELLFSPDLFIIGGGVSKKADKWQEHLKLERSRLVPAKLLNEAGIVGAAMMAQGNAGQNDGGNPPATPASGPKPASKAARKK